From the Heliangelus exortis chromosome 25, bHelExo1.hap1, whole genome shotgun sequence genome, one window contains:
- the FRS3 gene encoding fibroblast growth factor receptor substrate 3 yields the protein MGSCCSCLCRDSIPDNHPTKFKVTNVDDEGNELGSGVMELTQTELILHTQKRDAVRWPFLCLRRYGYDSNLFSFESGRRCQTGQGIFAFKCSRAEEIFNLLQDLMQCNSINVVEEPVVITRSSHPTQQEQSQTPQAPNSLGYTVPGFPNGFHSFPGESLSYSAAHHPSVSSLRHSSVGEDSTHALLGADEQSHTYVNTANGDQELRGRHCMHSLPEVHPPFPPRNHSCSLEDRNPQVFLQPGEVKFVLGPKRICRHHLESRAPFCPPNNNNNDCQEDCPSPQCVYENLNGLLPPSTSSLCRGGRLKLPREDKALHGCSHRRTALLHYENLPSLPPVWECQPLQHGQEDTEDVLTPSPSGYSEAGEEDPLQNYVNSEKTALHGGSSQRRGGFLPKPRRGCMPSVFSFDFPRPCPEQPRQLNYIQVELEAEPHKEHQNLAVPQVPPPATHQTRRTDSYAVIDLKKTAAMSSLQRALPRDDGTSRKTRHNSTDLPL from the exons atggggagctgctgcagttgTCTGTGCAGGGACAGCATCCCAGACAACCATCCCACCAAATTTAAG GTGACAAACGTGGATGATGAAGGCAACGAGCTGGGATCTGGGGTGATGGAGCTGACACAGACAGAGCTGATCTTGCACACTCAGAAGAGAGATGCTGTCAGGTggcccttcctctgcctgcgCCGCTACGGCTACGACTCCAACCTCTTCTCCTTCGAGAGCGGCCGGCGCTGCCAGACAGGGCAGG GGATTTTTGCCTTCAAGTGttccagagcagaggaaatcTTTAATCTGCTTCAGGACCTGATGCAGTGTAACAGCATCAACGTGGTGGAAGAGCCTGTTGTCATCACCAGGAGCAGTCACCCCACTCAGCAGGAGCAATCCCAGACCCCCCAGGCACCCAACA GTCTGGGGTACACTGTCCCAGGATTTCCCAATGGAtttcacagcttccctggagaAAGCCTGTCCTACTCAGCAGCCCACCACCCCTCTGTGAGCAGCCTGAGGCATTCCTCTGTGGGGGAAGACTCCACTCATGCCCTTCTTGGGGCTGATGAGCAG TCCCACACCTACGTCAACACGGCCAATGGTGATCAGGAGCTGAGGGGCAGACACTGTATGCACTCCTTGCCTGAAGTCCACCCTCCTTTCCCCCCTAGGAACCACAGCTGCTCCCTCGAAGACCGCAACCCCCAGGTTTTTCTGCAGCCCGGGGAGGTTAAGTTCGTCTTAGGTCCCAAACGCATCTGTCGGCACCACCTGGAGAGCAGGGCGCCCTTCTGCccccccaacaacaacaacaacgaCTGCCAGGAGGACTGTCCTTCACCCCAATGTGTCTATGAGAACCTCAATGGCTtgctgccccccagcacctcctctctCTGCCGGGGTGGCCGTTTGAAACTCCCCCGGGAGGACAAGGCTTTGCACGGCTGCTCGCACCGCAGGACGGCTCTGCTGCACTATGAGAATTTGCCCTCCCTGCCCCCGGTGTGGGAGTGCCAGCCCCTGCAGCACGGCCAGGAGGACACTGAGGACGTGCTGACACCTTCCCCCAGTGGTTACTCCGAGGCTGGTGAAGAAGATCCCCTGCAGAACTACGTCAACTCAGAGAAAACCGCCCTGCACGGGGGCAGCAGCCAGCGGCGCGGGGGCTTCCTGCCCAAACCTCGCCGTGGCTGCATGCCCAGTGTCTTCAGCTTTGACTTCCCCCGGCCCTGCCCGGAGCAGCCTCGACAACTCAACTACATCCAGGTGGAACTGGAGGCTGAGCCACACAAGGAACATCAAAACCTGGCAGTCCCTCAGGtcccacctcctgccacccACCAAACCCGCCGGACGGACTCCTACGCCGTCATCGACCTCAAAAAGACAGCGGCCATGTCCAGTTTGCAAAGGGCCCTGCCAAGGGATGATGGGACTTCCAGGAAAACTCGACACAACAGCACTGACCTGCCCCTCTGA
- the PGC gene encoding gastricsin isoform X2, whose amino-acid sequence MREAGVLEQYLKKMKPEPGQKYKTTENYVVFEPITSHMDASYFGEISIGDPPQNFLVLFDTGSSNLWVPSNYCQTPACFNHQKFNPQESSTFISTGQSFTLSYGSGTLTVLLGYDTLRIQSIRVTSQEFGLSENEPTQPFYYAEFDGILGMAYPSLAVGGTPTPLQNMLQQDQLSEPIFSFYFSRQPTYEYGGELILGGTDPQLFRGDVVWAPVTQELYWQVPVDGFAIGQSPTGWCRQGCQAIVDTGTSLLTVPQEYMASFLQAVGAQLTSYGYAVDCNNVQNLPTITFIISGVPLPLYPSTYILNSQGYCTVGVEATYLPSQNGQPLWIFGDVFLKEYYTIFDMANNRVGFAPSV is encoded by the exons ATGAGAGAGGCAGGAGTGCTGGAGCAGTacctgaagaaaatgaagcctGAGCCAGGCCAGAAATACAAAACCACTGAGAACTACGTGGTGTTTGAGCCCATAACCAGCCACATGGAT GCTTCCTACTTTGGGGAGATCAGCattggggaccccccccaaaacttCTTGGTGCTCTTTGACACGGGTTCCTCCAACCTCTGGGTTCCCTCCAACTACTGCCAGACACCAGCATGCT TCAACCACCAGAAATTCAACCCCCAAGAGTCTTCCACCTTCATCAGCACTGGTCAGTCCTTCACCCTCTCCTATGGCAGTGGCACCCtgactgtgctgctgggctATGACACACTCAGG atCCAGAGCATCAGGGTTACAAGCCAGGAGTTTGGGCTCAGTGAGAATGAACCAACCCAACCCTTCTACTACGCCGAGTTTGATGGGATCCTGGGAATGGCCTatccctccctggcagtgggagggacccccacccccctgcagaacatgctgcagcaggaccagctcTCTGAGCCCATCTTCAGCTTCTACTTCTCTCG CCAACCCACCTATGAGTACGGGGGAGAGCTCATCCTGGGAGGAACTGACCCTCAGCTCTTCCGTGGGGACGTTGTTTGGGCACCAGTGACCCAGGAGCTCTACTGGCAGGTCCCAGTTGATGG GTTTGCCATTGGGCAGTCACCAACAGgctggtgcaggcagggctgccaaGCCATCGTGGACACGGGGACATCCCTGCTGACAGTGCCCCAGGAATACATGGCAAGcttcctgcaggctgtgggggCCCAGCTGACCAGCTATGGG tATGCAGTCGACTGCAATAATGTCCAGAACTTGCCCACCATCACCTTCATCATCAGTGGGGTACCTCTCCCCCTCTACCCATCCACCTACATCTTGAAC AGCCAAGGCTACTGCACAGTTGGGGTTGAGGCCACCTACCTGCCTTCCCAGAACGGGCAGCCACTCTGGATCTTTGGTGATGTCTTCCTCAAGGAATATTACACCATCTTTGACATGGCCAACAACCGGGTTGGCTTTGCCCCCTCGGTGTAG
- the PGC gene encoding gastricsin isoform X1, producing the protein MGSNSCTMKWFLLALLCLQLSEGLVRVKLKKAKSIREKMREAGVLEQYLKKMKPEPGQKYKTTENYVVFEPITSHMDASYFGEISIGDPPQNFLVLFDTGSSNLWVPSNYCQTPACFNHQKFNPQESSTFISTGQSFTLSYGSGTLTVLLGYDTLRIQSIRVTSQEFGLSENEPTQPFYYAEFDGILGMAYPSLAVGGTPTPLQNMLQQDQLSEPIFSFYFSRQPTYEYGGELILGGTDPQLFRGDVVWAPVTQELYWQVPVDGFAIGQSPTGWCRQGCQAIVDTGTSLLTVPQEYMASFLQAVGAQLTSYGYAVDCNNVQNLPTITFIISGVPLPLYPSTYILNSQGYCTVGVEATYLPSQNGQPLWIFGDVFLKEYYTIFDMANNRVGFAPSV; encoded by the exons ATGGGGAGCAATTCCTGCACCATGAAGTGGTTTCTCCTGGCCCTGTTGTGTCTCCAGCTCTCGGAGGGACTGGTGAG AGTCAAACTGAAGAAAGCCAAGTCTATCCGGGAGAAAATGAGAGAGGCAGGAGTGCTGGAGCAGTacctgaagaaaatgaagcctGAGCCAGGCCAGAAATACAAAACCACTGAGAACTACGTGGTGTTTGAGCCCATAACCAGCCACATGGAT GCTTCCTACTTTGGGGAGATCAGCattggggaccccccccaaaacttCTTGGTGCTCTTTGACACGGGTTCCTCCAACCTCTGGGTTCCCTCCAACTACTGCCAGACACCAGCATGCT TCAACCACCAGAAATTCAACCCCCAAGAGTCTTCCACCTTCATCAGCACTGGTCAGTCCTTCACCCTCTCCTATGGCAGTGGCACCCtgactgtgctgctgggctATGACACACTCAGG atCCAGAGCATCAGGGTTACAAGCCAGGAGTTTGGGCTCAGTGAGAATGAACCAACCCAACCCTTCTACTACGCCGAGTTTGATGGGATCCTGGGAATGGCCTatccctccctggcagtgggagggacccccacccccctgcagaacatgctgcagcaggaccagctcTCTGAGCCCATCTTCAGCTTCTACTTCTCTCG CCAACCCACCTATGAGTACGGGGGAGAGCTCATCCTGGGAGGAACTGACCCTCAGCTCTTCCGTGGGGACGTTGTTTGGGCACCAGTGACCCAGGAGCTCTACTGGCAGGTCCCAGTTGATGG GTTTGCCATTGGGCAGTCACCAACAGgctggtgcaggcagggctgccaaGCCATCGTGGACACGGGGACATCCCTGCTGACAGTGCCCCAGGAATACATGGCAAGcttcctgcaggctgtgggggCCCAGCTGACCAGCTATGGG tATGCAGTCGACTGCAATAATGTCCAGAACTTGCCCACCATCACCTTCATCATCAGTGGGGTACCTCTCCCCCTCTACCCATCCACCTACATCTTGAAC AGCCAAGGCTACTGCACAGTTGGGGTTGAGGCCACCTACCTGCCTTCCCAGAACGGGCAGCCACTCTGGATCTTTGGTGATGTCTTCCTCAAGGAATATTACACCATCTTTGACATGGCCAACAACCGGGTTGGCTTTGCCCCCTCGGTGTAG